From one Xiphias gladius isolate SHS-SW01 ecotype Sanya breed wild chromosome 12, ASM1685928v1, whole genome shotgun sequence genomic stretch:
- the znf16l gene encoding zinc finger protein 16-like isoform X2 — translation MSRKRNYSFAETSLSPELQDAFMEPPGSASRADSDFLELETDEELLCSVGDITEHLGRNIKVVLETALSEIRKMVSMRIRVLKMELREKTEEIELLKARLDTVQRDGVATTEPSTEAGYKKTDFSSGTKHNNADPRRAKAVMPGVKKENIDAICDYLMKDKNSRGCAEMDGDQISQASGEREARQEQDPHSLSLWPDSGMAGSGSGSGHGDSETTTDDIFSMLPSGSKRMYDYEWIAPIEYSSDLKVMKEPECENTVTGETDNDDEDESSRREGGGLDQAQVPLSHVQPPDFSMEPQSSSGEGGSPLKGNTDRPEAGQQFPSHTYICSLCGTFCPDSVFLEEHIKLIHSDSAGAQTLQALQSTSSAAPTMGDSSSDSRRGEGGQNKDGTRPGAGVGISRGGGPVKKEIKIEGGYECGDCGRHFNYLGNLRQHQRIHTGEKPFMCPECGERFRHAARLKSHRLVHSGAQSPFPCPQCGKGFSVLSGLKRHQRVHTGESPYACPQCGRRFKELGNLYTHQRIHSGATPYCCQQCGRSFRHLGTYKSHRCTPAQ, via the exons ATGAGTCGCAAAAGAAACTACAGTTTTGCTGAAACGAGCCTGTCTCCTGAACTACAGGACGCCTTCATGGAGCCTCCCGGGTCTGCAAGCCGAGCCGACAGCGATTTCCTAGAGCTCGAGACCGACGAGGAGTTGCTCTGCTCGGTCGGCGACATCACCGAGCACCTCGGCAGAAACATCAAAGTGGTGCTGGAGACAGCGCTGTCTGAGATTCGCAAAATGGTCAGCATGAGGATACGAGTCCTGAAAATGGAGCTACGCGAGAAAACTGAAGAGATCGAACTGTTAAAGGCGAGACTGGATACAGTCCAGAGGGATGGTGTTGCGACCACGGAGCCATCTACAGAGGCGGGATACAAGAAAACTGACTTCAGCTCCGGAACCAAACACAACAACGCCGACCCCAGGAGAGCCAAAGCTGTCATGCCTGGTGTGAAGAAGGAGAATATAGATGCTATTTGTGACTATCTGATGAAAGACAAGAACTCAAGAGGTTGTGCTGAAATGGACGGAGACCAGATCAGTCAAGCCAGCGGCGAGAGGGAGGCTCGCCAAGAGCAGGACCCACACTCTCTTAGCCTGTGGCCTGACAGTGGGATGGCTGGCTCCGGCTCCGGGTCTGGGCACGGAGACTCTGAGACCACTACAGATGACATCTTCAGTATGCTCCCTTCTGGCAGCAAACGGATGTATGACTACGAATGGATAGCACCAATCGAGTATTCCTCAGACCTGAAAG TCATGAAGGAACCTGAGTGTGAGAACACTGTGACTGGTGAGACggataatgatgatgaagatgagtcgtcgaggagggaggggggtggaCTTGACCAGGCCCAGGTTCCGCTATCACATGTCCAGCCCCCTGATTTCTCCATGGAGCCCCAGAGCTCTtcaggggagggagggagtccCCTGAAAGGCAACACAGACAGACCTGAGGCAG GTCAGCAGTTCCCCAGTCACACCTACATCTGCTCTCTGTGTGGAACCTTCTGCCCTGACTCTGTGTTCCTGGAGGAACATATTAAATTGATACACTCAGATTCTGCTGGTGCCCAGACTCTCCAGGCCCTGCAGTCCACCTCATCTGCTGCACCCACCATGGGGGACAGCAGCAGCGACTCCAGGAGGGGTGAAGGAGGGCAGAACAAGGATGGCACAAGACCAGGGGCTGGTGTTGGCATTAGTCGGGGAGGAGGGCCTGTGAAAAAGGAGATTAAAATTGAGGGAGGATATGAGTGTGGGGACTGTGGCCGCCATTTTAACTACCTTGGCAACCTGCGGCAGCACCAGCGTATCCATACTGGGGAGAAGCCCTTCATGTGTCCAGAGTGCGGAGAAAGGTTCCGCCATGCAGCACGATTAAAGAGCCACAGGCTGGTGCACAGCGGAGCCCAGAGCCCTTTCCCCTGCCCCCAGTGTGGCAAAGGTTTCTCAGTGCTGTCTGGACTCAAGAGACACCAACGGGTGCACACCGGTGAGAGCCCATACGCCTGTCCTCAGTGTGGCCGGCGCTTTAAGGAGCTTGGGAACCTGTACACCCACCAGAGGATCCACAGTGGGGCCACACCTTACTGCTGCCAGCAATGTGGACGCAGCTTCCGCCATCTGGGTACCTATAAGAGCCACCGCTGTACCCCAGCACAGTAA
- the znf16l gene encoding zinc finger protein 16-like isoform X1, with protein sequence MSRKRNYSFAETSLSPELQDAFMEPPGSASRADSDFLELETDEELLCSVGDITEHLGRNIKVVLETALSEIRKMVSMRIRVLKMELREKTEEIELLKARLDTVQRDGVATTEPSTEAGYKKTDFSSGTKHNNADPRRAKAVMPGVKKENIDAICDYLMKDKNSRGCAEMDGDQISQASGEREARQEQDPHSLSLWPDSGMAGSGSGSGHGDSETTTDDIFSMLPSGSKRMYDYEWIAPIEYSSDLKVMKEPECENTVTGETDNDDEDESSRREGGGLDQAQVPLSHVQPPDFSMEPQSSSGEGGSPLKGNTDRPEAGQQFPSHTYICSLCGTFCPDSVFLEEHIKLIHSDSAGAQTLQALQSTSSAAPTMGDSSSDSRRGEGGQNKDGTRPGAGVGISRGGGPVKKEIKIEGGYECGDCGRHFNYLGNLRQHQRIHTGEKPFMCPECGERFRHAARLKSHRLVHSGAQSPFPCPQCGKGFSVLSGLKRHQRVHTGESPYACPQCGRRFKELGNLYTHQRIHSGATPYCCQQCGRSFRHLVRPVITSLWSSMDPFE encoded by the exons ATGAGTCGCAAAAGAAACTACAGTTTTGCTGAAACGAGCCTGTCTCCTGAACTACAGGACGCCTTCATGGAGCCTCCCGGGTCTGCAAGCCGAGCCGACAGCGATTTCCTAGAGCTCGAGACCGACGAGGAGTTGCTCTGCTCGGTCGGCGACATCACCGAGCACCTCGGCAGAAACATCAAAGTGGTGCTGGAGACAGCGCTGTCTGAGATTCGCAAAATGGTCAGCATGAGGATACGAGTCCTGAAAATGGAGCTACGCGAGAAAACTGAAGAGATCGAACTGTTAAAGGCGAGACTGGATACAGTCCAGAGGGATGGTGTTGCGACCACGGAGCCATCTACAGAGGCGGGATACAAGAAAACTGACTTCAGCTCCGGAACCAAACACAACAACGCCGACCCCAGGAGAGCCAAAGCTGTCATGCCTGGTGTGAAGAAGGAGAATATAGATGCTATTTGTGACTATCTGATGAAAGACAAGAACTCAAGAGGTTGTGCTGAAATGGACGGAGACCAGATCAGTCAAGCCAGCGGCGAGAGGGAGGCTCGCCAAGAGCAGGACCCACACTCTCTTAGCCTGTGGCCTGACAGTGGGATGGCTGGCTCCGGCTCCGGGTCTGGGCACGGAGACTCTGAGACCACTACAGATGACATCTTCAGTATGCTCCCTTCTGGCAGCAAACGGATGTATGACTACGAATGGATAGCACCAATCGAGTATTCCTCAGACCTGAAAG TCATGAAGGAACCTGAGTGTGAGAACACTGTGACTGGTGAGACggataatgatgatgaagatgagtcgtcgaggagggaggggggtggaCTTGACCAGGCCCAGGTTCCGCTATCACATGTCCAGCCCCCTGATTTCTCCATGGAGCCCCAGAGCTCTtcaggggagggagggagtccCCTGAAAGGCAACACAGACAGACCTGAGGCAG GTCAGCAGTTCCCCAGTCACACCTACATCTGCTCTCTGTGTGGAACCTTCTGCCCTGACTCTGTGTTCCTGGAGGAACATATTAAATTGATACACTCAGATTCTGCTGGTGCCCAGACTCTCCAGGCCCTGCAGTCCACCTCATCTGCTGCACCCACCATGGGGGACAGCAGCAGCGACTCCAGGAGGGGTGAAGGAGGGCAGAACAAGGATGGCACAAGACCAGGGGCTGGTGTTGGCATTAGTCGGGGAGGAGGGCCTGTGAAAAAGGAGATTAAAATTGAGGGAGGATATGAGTGTGGGGACTGTGGCCGCCATTTTAACTACCTTGGCAACCTGCGGCAGCACCAGCGTATCCATACTGGGGAGAAGCCCTTCATGTGTCCAGAGTGCGGAGAAAGGTTCCGCCATGCAGCACGATTAAAGAGCCACAGGCTGGTGCACAGCGGAGCCCAGAGCCCTTTCCCCTGCCCCCAGTGTGGCAAAGGTTTCTCAGTGCTGTCTGGACTCAAGAGACACCAACGGGTGCACACCGGTGAGAGCCCATACGCCTGTCCTCAGTGTGGCCGGCGCTTTAAGGAGCTTGGGAACCTGTACACCCACCAGAGGATCCACAGTGGGGCCACACCTTACTGCTGCCAGCAATGTGGACGCAGCTTCCGCCATCTGG TACGCCCGGTCATAACCTCACTCTGGAGTTCGATGGATCCGTTCGAGTAG
- the znf16l gene encoding zinc finger protein 16-like isoform X3 produces the protein MSRKRNYSFAETSLSPELQDAFMEPPGSASRADSDFLELETDEELLCSVGDITEHLGRNIKVVLETALSEIRKMVSMRIRVLKMELREKTEEIELLKARLDTVQRDGVATTEPSTEAGYKKTDFSSGTKHNNADPRRAKAVMPGVKKENIDAICDYLMKDKNSRGCAEMDGDQISQASGEREARQEQDPHSLSLWPDSGMAGSGSGSGHGDSETTTDDIFSMLPSGSKRMYDYEWIAPIEYSSDLKGQQFPSHTYICSLCGTFCPDSVFLEEHIKLIHSDSAGAQTLQALQSTSSAAPTMGDSSSDSRRGEGGQNKDGTRPGAGVGISRGGGPVKKEIKIEGGYECGDCGRHFNYLGNLRQHQRIHTGEKPFMCPECGERFRHAARLKSHRLVHSGAQSPFPCPQCGKGFSVLSGLKRHQRVHTGESPYACPQCGRRFKELGNLYTHQRIHSGATPYCCQQCGRSFRHLVRPVITSLWSSMDPFE, from the exons ATGAGTCGCAAAAGAAACTACAGTTTTGCTGAAACGAGCCTGTCTCCTGAACTACAGGACGCCTTCATGGAGCCTCCCGGGTCTGCAAGCCGAGCCGACAGCGATTTCCTAGAGCTCGAGACCGACGAGGAGTTGCTCTGCTCGGTCGGCGACATCACCGAGCACCTCGGCAGAAACATCAAAGTGGTGCTGGAGACAGCGCTGTCTGAGATTCGCAAAATGGTCAGCATGAGGATACGAGTCCTGAAAATGGAGCTACGCGAGAAAACTGAAGAGATCGAACTGTTAAAGGCGAGACTGGATACAGTCCAGAGGGATGGTGTTGCGACCACGGAGCCATCTACAGAGGCGGGATACAAGAAAACTGACTTCAGCTCCGGAACCAAACACAACAACGCCGACCCCAGGAGAGCCAAAGCTGTCATGCCTGGTGTGAAGAAGGAGAATATAGATGCTATTTGTGACTATCTGATGAAAGACAAGAACTCAAGAGGTTGTGCTGAAATGGACGGAGACCAGATCAGTCAAGCCAGCGGCGAGAGGGAGGCTCGCCAAGAGCAGGACCCACACTCTCTTAGCCTGTGGCCTGACAGTGGGATGGCTGGCTCCGGCTCCGGGTCTGGGCACGGAGACTCTGAGACCACTACAGATGACATCTTCAGTATGCTCCCTTCTGGCAGCAAACGGATGTATGACTACGAATGGATAGCACCAATCGAGTATTCCTCAGACCTGAAAG GTCAGCAGTTCCCCAGTCACACCTACATCTGCTCTCTGTGTGGAACCTTCTGCCCTGACTCTGTGTTCCTGGAGGAACATATTAAATTGATACACTCAGATTCTGCTGGTGCCCAGACTCTCCAGGCCCTGCAGTCCACCTCATCTGCTGCACCCACCATGGGGGACAGCAGCAGCGACTCCAGGAGGGGTGAAGGAGGGCAGAACAAGGATGGCACAAGACCAGGGGCTGGTGTTGGCATTAGTCGGGGAGGAGGGCCTGTGAAAAAGGAGATTAAAATTGAGGGAGGATATGAGTGTGGGGACTGTGGCCGCCATTTTAACTACCTTGGCAACCTGCGGCAGCACCAGCGTATCCATACTGGGGAGAAGCCCTTCATGTGTCCAGAGTGCGGAGAAAGGTTCCGCCATGCAGCACGATTAAAGAGCCACAGGCTGGTGCACAGCGGAGCCCAGAGCCCTTTCCCCTGCCCCCAGTGTGGCAAAGGTTTCTCAGTGCTGTCTGGACTCAAGAGACACCAACGGGTGCACACCGGTGAGAGCCCATACGCCTGTCCTCAGTGTGGCCGGCGCTTTAAGGAGCTTGGGAACCTGTACACCCACCAGAGGATCCACAGTGGGGCCACACCTTACTGCTGCCAGCAATGTGGACGCAGCTTCCGCCATCTGG TACGCCCGGTCATAACCTCACTCTGGAGTTCGATGGATCCGTTCGAGTAG